One Brassica napus cultivar Da-Ae chromosome C2, Da-Ae, whole genome shotgun sequence DNA window includes the following coding sequences:
- the LOC106429190 gene encoding LOW QUALITY PROTEIN: putative FBD-associated F-box protein At5g56440 (The sequence of the model RefSeq protein was modified relative to this genomic sequence to represent the inferred CDS: substituted 2 bases at 2 genomic stop codons), with the protein MDRLSILPDDLIFKILSFVQSIVSVSTNLLSKRWCSLWKHVPNLVYLDPHIECEYWRASRFIDKFLLLRDAHALETMHLYISQNCPPTDIETWVGIAVSRGVRDLLVFRCRPCFRPIRLPRSLYTCKTIATLSLHQAFIVDVPLNICFPSLKSLSLEFVEFPSDETVHRLLSGRRVLEDLKVARWSHDNVKTFKIMVPSLQRLTNTDVFLXXNGNPVPGPDVGFVIEAPCLKSLAITSKFGWFHSLVKMPYLVKANIMLRHGDSKNILGCVTSAKHLSLCVNQDFYPIGDFNELVSLKVCTCSLVLYRLILRRAPKLRFLRFQGQANFIPTPYLNDLQKCYSSFGQVQSEWEAPSSVPECLISSLETVEWNDYKGTEAENKEVLYLVDNSGGQLKTVAVTLSKSDTTRGKRHMILVEPKRRSSNK; encoded by the exons ATGGATAGGTTGAGTATCTTACCAGATGACTTGATCTTTAAGATACTCTCTTTTGTTCAATCGATAGTTTCAGTGTCCACAAACCTTTTGTCAAAACGTTGGTGTTCACTTTGGAAACACGTCCCAAATCTTGTGTATTTGGATCCACATATTGAGTGTGAGTACTGGAGGGCTTCACGTTTTATCGACAAGTTTTTGCTACTACGTGACGCTCATGCGCTAGAAACTATGCATCTATATATTAGTCAAAACTGTCCTCCTACCGATATTGAAACATGGGTTGGTATTGCAGTTTCTCGTGGTGTGCGCGATCTTCTGGTTTTCCGGTGTAGACCATGTTTCAGGCCCATACGGTTGCCTAGGAGCTTGTATACATGTAAAACCATTGCGACTTTAAGCCTTCATCAAGCCTTCATAGTTGATGTTCCTTTGAATATTTGCTTCCCGTCACTCAAGAGTTTGTCTCTTGAATTTGTGGAGTTCCCTAGCGATGAAACCGTTCATCGGCTTCTATCTGGTCGTCGTGTTCTTGAAGACCTAAAAGTGGCTCGATGGAGCCATGACAAtgtgaaaactttcaaaatcaTGGTTCCTTCATTGCAAAGATTAACG aataccgatgttttcttgtagtgaaatggTAATCCAGTTCCAGGACCTGATGTTGGGTTTGTGATCGAGGCTCCTTGTTTAAAGTCGTTAGCTATTACTAGCAAGTTTGGTTGGTTCCACTCACTAGTGAAAATGCCATACCTGGTGAAGGCTAACATAATGCTTCGACATGGAGATTCTAAGAATATTCTCGGATGTGTTACCTCAGCCAAACACCTATCCTTATGTGTGAATCAGGATTTTTATCCAATAGGGGACTTCAATGAGCTCGTGTCTCTTAAAGTCTGTACTTGTTCTTTAGTGTTGTATCGTCTTATACTCAGACGTGCACCTAAACTCCGCTTTCTCAGATTCCAAGGTCAAGCAAACTTTATTCCAACTCCCTACCTAAATGATCTTCAGAAATGTTACAGCAGTTTTGGACAAGTCCAGAGTGAGTGGGAGGCACCGAGTTCTGTTCCTGAATGTTTGATTTCGAGCCTCGAAACTGTCGAGTGGAATGATTACAAAGGAACAGAAGCAGAGAACAAAGAGGTTTTGTATTTGGTAGATAACTCTGGAGGACAGCTAAAGACAGTGGCTGTTACACTCTCAAAGTCAGACACCACTAGGGGAAAAAGACACATGATACTGGTAGAGCCTAAACGAAGGAGTTCTAACAAATGA